Proteins encoded within one genomic window of Aspergillus nidulans FGSC A4 chromosome VII:
- a CDS encoding uncharacterized protein (transcript_id=CADANIAT00007891) — protein sequence MNILPRHAIATREQIFSASSPIPSGLLPQLKLPEGRNNAKNSLPTRARHECPHIQVSDWYLPFASSIYCNPFSRAQFIIILLYSTNPPHRTASFRRTLPHSYVFDFISGPFPSSPAPGIKAIYPDSPTYTWFREPTPAGLRAAHRYVAEYIQKHGPYDAVMGFSQGCSLIASMALYHSYDRLSEQGQNGIRGDLPFKAAIFICGGIPLYALQDMGIPVSEEAETISKITGQLLNTTATKLSTFASNTSLIKRGVGLWDNNVTSNTLVHDPSVRPPRNDLFGLDFTSFPSWAKIDIPTVHVYGGKDPRWPAGIQLAEFCADRVEFDHEGGHDIPRGSVVSERIGGMIQDLLRRV from the exons ATGAACATATTACCCAGGCATGCCATAGCAACGAGGG AACAAATATTCAGTGCCTCGTCGCCGATCCCTAGTGGTCTTCTCCCGCAACTAAAGTTACCGGAGGGGAGGAACAATGCCAAAAATTCTCTGCCTACACGGGCACGGCACGAGTGCCCACATATTCAAGTCTCAGACTGGTACCTCCCTTTCGCCTCTTCCATCTACTGCAACCCCTTTAGTCGAGCACAGTTCATAATAATTCTCCTATACAGCActaatcctcctcatcgcaCAGCATCCTTCCGGAGAACCCTCCCCCACTCGTACGTTTTCGACTTCATCTCCGgccccttcccctcctctccggCGCCAGGGATTAAAGCCATTTACCCCGACTCGCCAACCTACACCTGGTTCCGGGAACCAACGCCTGCTGGTTTACGCGCTGCACACAGATATGTGGCTGAATATATCCAGAAGCATGGGCCGTACGATGCAGTCATGGGGTTCTCGCAGGGATGTTCATTGATCGCATCAATGGCATTGTATCACTCTTATGACAGATTGAGCGAGCAGGGGCAAAATGGTATACGCGGAGACCTGCCATTTAAAGCAGCGATTTTCATTTGCGGCGGTATCCCCCTTTACGCGCTTCAAGATATGGGCATACCTGTTTCCGAAGAGGCAGAGACTATAAGCAAAATCACAGGCCAACTTCTCAACACCACCGCAACGAAACTCTCGACCTTTGCATCCAACACATCGCTTATAAAGCGTGGCGTGGGACTCTGGGATAACAACGTTACCTCCAACACTCTCGTTCACGATCCATCTGTCCGGCCCCCCCGTAATGACCTCTTCGGGCTTGATTTCACATCTTTCCCTTCCTGGGCAAAAATAGATATCCCGACAGTGCATGTTTACGGCGGTAAGGATCCACGGTGGCCAGCAGGGATCCAGTTAGCGGAGTTTTGTGCTGACAGGGTGGAGTTTGATCATGAAGGCGGGCATGATATTCCGCGGGGGTCAGTGGTCTCAGAGAGAATTGGAGGTATGATTCAGGATCTATTGAGAAGGGTCTAG
- a CDS encoding uncharacterized protein (transcript_id=CADANIAT00007892), whose amino-acid sequence MPQNAKNYTDPELREQVKNEVQQGDKGGKPGQWSARKAQMTASEYKARGGDYTTSKDEKKSEQKHLDKWTNEEWQTKEGSGTAKQDDGTRKRYLPKKAWEELDEREKKATEQKKLEGSKAGKQFVANTGEAKRKRGEVSREGEKKGSRNGGKDKKGGQVDRKKEKEGKMKQEPEENGENGENEEEEVENTENDEDYERDGEDLDGENEESGDNSGSEDEDEEQNQQADEKETETDTPEGEQPEKKRQKQD is encoded by the exons ATGCCCCAGAACGCAAAAAATTACACAGACCCTGAGCTCCGCGAACAGGTCAAGAATGAAGTCcagcaaggagacaaaggcGGGAAACCAGGTCAATGGTCTGCGCGAAAG GCCCAAATGACCGCCTCTGAATACAAAGCACGCGGCGGGGACTACACGACCTCcaaagacgagaagaagtctGAGCAGAAACATCTCGATAAATGGACCAACGAAGAATGGCAAACGAAAGAGGGCTCTGGCACAGCGAAGCAGGATGACGGGACGCGGAAGAGGTATttgccgaagaaggcgtGGGAAGAGCTAgatgaaagggagaaaaaggcgACGGAACAGAAAAAGCTGGAAGGGTCAAAGGCAGGAAAGCAGTTTGTAGCGAATACTGgagaggcgaagaggaagaggggagaGGTAAGcagggaaggagagaagaaagggagcAGGAACGGGGGTAAGGATAAGAAAGGGGGTCAGGTAGataggaagaaagagaaagaagggaagatgaagcaggagccggaggagaatggggagaatggggagaatgaggaagaagaggttgagaatACGGAGAACGACGAAGATTATGAGAGAGATGGGGAAGACTTAGATGgcgagaatgaagagagCGGAGACAACAGCGGTagtgaagacgaggacgaggaacAGAATCAGCAGGCCGATGAAAAGGAGACTGAGACGGATACTCCAGAAGGCGAGCAACCAGAGAaaaagagacagaagcagGACTAG
- a CDS encoding uncharacterized protein (transcript_id=CADANIAT00007893), with protein MDTREKALANLHAAGLSDILYLPSSDVYSARVESYWSLTAQLKPWAIVRPRNTEEVSKAVKAIVATPDVKFAIRSGGHMQWPGANNIVNGITIDLGLMNSTTYDPETGIASIQPGGTWAKSYQELEKQGRMVAGGREGKVGIGGLLTGGGKTFYTCRNGFACDQVVNYELVLADGSISNANSTTNPDLFRALKGGGNNFGVVTRFDMTTFSAVDVWDCTITYPKKATLQLSEAIVDLTKNLAAYPDDHILAMWTYLPKTEEHFVMVNMMNLEGVKEARTLEKFLGIPEQMNRVDTTVSVATKLTSFVVPSGKYDTWYTTTFKADPQIILKSASVFESLVSALKNQVPYSNFYTQIVLQPLPVSFGAHSTARGGNMMGLDQMKVDCVLLVWAVEVDTPELNANVAGPTLKSAIEKIETYARSVKGDVGFRYLNYCDKEQDALGSYGEENVRHMKEVAVFSEKVAEDVVRLS; from the exons ATGGATACCAGAGAGAAAGCCCTTGCAAACCTCCATGCGGCGGGCCTAAGCGATATCCTCtaccttcccagcagcgaTGTATACAGCGCCCGTGTCGAGTCATACTGGTCACTAACGGCGCAATTAAAACCATGGGCAATCGTCCGACCGCGAAACACAGAAGAGGTCTCCAAGGCTGTCAAAGCTATAGTTGCGACGCCAGATGTGAAGTTTGCCATCCGAAG TGGCGGACACATGCAATGGCCCGGCGCAAACAATATTGTCAATGGGATCACCATCGACCTGGGTCTCATGAACAGCACGACGTACGATCCGGAAACGGGAATTGCGTCGATACAACCAGGCGGTACGTGGGCGAAGTCTTATCAAGAACTGGAGAAGC AGGGGCGCATGGTCGCTGGTGGCCGCGAAGGAAAAGTCGGTATAGGCGGTTTACTAACAGGCGGGGGAAAGACATTTTATACATGCCGTAACGGATTTGCGTGCG ACCAGGTCGTCAATTATGAACTCGTTCTCGCCGACGGCTCTATCTCTAATGCCAATTCCACCACGAATCCAGACCTTTTCCGTGCCCTCAAAGGTGGCGGGAATAACTTCGGTGTCGTCACGCGCTTCGATATGACGACTTTCTCAGCCGTAGATGTCTGGGATTGTACGATAACGTATCCAAAAAAGGCGACGTTGCAGCTTTCAGAGGCCATCGTGGATCTGACGAAGAACCTTGCCGCTTACCCCGATGATCATATATTGGCGATGTGGACGTATCTACCGAAGACGGAAGAGCACTTTGTTATGGTGAATATGATGAATCTTGAAGGCGTGAAGGAAGCGAGAACATTGGAAAAGTTCCTGGGCATTCCGGAACAGATGAATAGGGTCGATACGACTGTGTCAGTTGCGACGAAGCTGACTTCGTTTGTTGTCCCTTCGGGGAAGTA TGATACATGGTACACTACAACATTTAAAGCCGACCCACAGATCATCCTAAAAAGCGCCTCTGTCTTCGAATCACTAGTCTCAGCTCTCAAGAACCAGGTCCCATACTCAAACTTCTACACTCAGATTGTCCTTCAGCCTCTCCCTGTCTCATTCGGTGCACACTCCACAGCCCGTGGTGGAAATATGATGGGTCTCGATCAAATGAAGGTTGATTGCGTCCTTCTGGTCTGGGCGGTTGAGGTTGACACGCCCGAGCTGAATGCGAATGTTGCCGGCCCGACTCTGAAGAGTGCCATTGAGAAGATTGAGACGTATGCGAGGAGTGTGAAGGGGGATGTAGGTTTCCGATATCTAAACTACTGTGATAAGGAGCAAGATGCGCTGGGGAGCTATGGTGAGGAGAATGTGAGGCATATGAAGGAGGTTGCGG TATTTTCTGAGAAAGTCGCAGAGGACGTTGTGCGCCTAAGCTAA
- a CDS encoding uncharacterized protein (transcript_id=CADANIAT00007894): protein MAPAAAKAERLPRPATDYERWLGDDEQHLDSVRQYDLDQGQKDYTNDGVITVAEDSSPPEIVDSDDLGSSPLSSDESSQPRHHYTRPTVPDIVALYAAIIIAVLLVLKLHGSLRRPQWRRSEEKKRQGSPLGRDTND from the exons AtggctccagctgctgccaAAGCTGAGAGACTGCCCAGGCCAGCAACGGACTATGAACGCTGGCTTGGGGATGATGAACAGCACCTTGACTCAGTGCGTCAATACGACCTTGATCAAGGGCAAAAAGATTACACCAATGATGGAGTGATTACCGTCGCTGAAGATTCAAGCCCGCCTGAGATCGT GGACAGCGACGACCTTGGGTCTTCTCCTCTATCCTCTGACGAGTCTTCCCAGCCGAGGCATCACTACACCCGCCCAACTGTCCCCGATATCGTTGCATTATACGCAGCGATAATAATAGCTGTCCTCCTCGTCCTAAAACTTCATGGATCACTCAGAAGACCACAATGGCGGAGAtcagaggaaaagaagagacaGGGGTCCCCACTCGGAAGGGATACAAATGACTGA
- a CDS encoding uncharacterized protein (transcript_id=CADANIAT00007895): MTREEGEREEDKSPTFVHTFERYLMDVQKYLMEPLFFASIGFAIPFVQLWTGKRIWRGIVFTLLMVFAKFIVGVWVPLWQALTRSKHGKPRRPPNPPNQSGRQRDEEAEMEPEDGTNEKPAREGTKVIWLSGLLLGSAMVARGEIGLLKEIGYNETSYVSEDGFITGVWAILLNTIIGPVAVGVLVKLYGKRIGEGAWGVQETPQLGRAAG; this comes from the exons ATGACcagggaggaaggagagagggaggaagaCAAGAGTCCAACATTTGTGCATACCTTTGAGCGGTATCTGATGGATGTGCAAAAGTACTTGATGGAGCCGTTGTTCTTTGCCAGTATAGGCTTCGCAATCCCGTTTGTACAGCTTTGGACAGGAAAAAGGATATGGAGAGGGATTGTATTTACACTACTTATGGTGTTCGCCAAG TTCATCGTTGGTGTCTGGGTACCCCTCTGGCAAGCCCTAACTCGATCCAAACATGGGAAACCTCGCCGACCACCTAATCCTCCAAATCAAAGCGGAAGACaaagagacgaagaagcagagaTGGAACCGGAAGATGGAACGAATGAAAAACCCGCAAGAGAAGGTACCAAGGTAATCTGGCTGTCAggtctcctcctcggctCAGCCATGGTTGCCCGCGGCGAAATTGGGCTCTTAAAGGAGATCGGGTATAATGAAACCTCATACGTCAGTGAAGACGGCTTCATTACCGGTGTTTGGGCTATCCTGCTCAACACTATTATTGGCCCGGTCGCTGTAGGTGTTCTTGTCAAGTTATATGGAAAGCGTATTGGAGAGGGAGCGTGGGGAGTACAGGAAACTCCGCAACTTGGGAGAGCTGCTGGGTGA